The genomic DNA AGCCAGTCAGGGATCGATCTCGACCGTCGCCTCCATATCCTGCTCATCGAGCAGATAGACGCGGTCCCACTGCTCAGCAGGAATCGCCTGCAGCGCCTTTTGCAGAAGACGGATATGGTATTCAATCACCTGGGCACCGACCTGGCGCTCGCGCAGGCGATCGCGCTCAAGGCAGGTAGCCAGCGAGACATTAAAAACCACCAGGCATTTCAGGTAGCCGAAATGAGAAGCCAGCTCCCAGAGCTTACGGCGTGCTTCCGCGTAGAGGGCGGTGCTATCGGCCACCGTGAAGCGCCCGTGAAAGAGACGCTTCCTGATTATATAGTGGAAGAGGTCGAAAGTGTCGCGGTTGACCTGCTGATTGGTCGGGTCATCGCAGATCAGGGCCCGGCAGTAATCGGAG from Thermogemmatispora onikobensis includes the following:
- a CDS encoding AAA family ATPase, translating into MPVSMKLPHRTLMVLCGPAGSGKSTFAARYFSRVPTMVVSSDYCRALICDDPTNQQVNRDTFDLFHYIIRKRLFHGRFTVADSTALYAEARRKLWELASHFGYLKCLVVFNVSLATCLERDRLRERQVGAQVIEYHIRLLQKALQAIPAEQWDRVYLLDEQDMEATVEIDP